The genomic DNA AGACACTCGAAGAACTGACCGTTGTTGGACGTGCCGTCGCCAAAGAAAGCCGCTGTCACCTGATCTGCCGACTCATCGCCCATCGTTTCCCGGCGATACTTGGTCTGGAAAGCGGCACCCAGCGCCACCGGAATGCCTTCGCCAATAAAGGCATAGCCGCCCAACAGCCGATGCTCTGCCGAGAACAGGTGCATAGAGCCACCCCGTCCCTTGCTGCATCCGGTTGCTTTGCCAAAGAGTTCTGCCATTACTTCGCGGGCAGGCACCCCTGCACTCAGGGCATGGACGTGATCCCGGTAGGTACTGCACACATAGTCGTTACCGGGACGCATGGTGCGAATCACCCCCGTCGAAATGGCTTCCTGCCCGTTATACAGGTGGACGAACCCAAACATTTTTCCCCGGTAGTACATCTCGGCGCACTTGTCTTCAAAGGTGCGACCCAGAACCATGTCTTCGTAAAGCATCAGTCCTTCCTCGCGGGTCACGGGCGCGATCGAGGACAAAGTGGGGATTGTTCGTTCCTGAGTTGTTGCCATGCCGTATCCTTCAGCGGTTTTGTGATGGACGATAACGTACTGTGCTTGCGTCTGTGCTTGTGTACTTCTATGTACTTGCTCTGGTGTGGACTTGTTCTGATATGGATTTGCTCTTAGAATTTGCCCTTTAAAGTCTGCTTTTTAAGGTATGCACTTCTGCGGCAGATTCCCATGCTCCTGTCTGAATTCAGGGACGATCGCTATATTAAGAATAATATTAAGCGTCGTTTGCTTGCGTTGACCCTGCAAAATCGATCGGTAGCCGGGGCTTTCCTGAGGAAGGTGCAGCAGGAATCGCAGAATATCCTAGCTCGATCGGGGGACAGAAAGCTGGGAAACAAGTAAAATCTACGGATATCGCTCAGGTAATCTACACTACTTCCATAGATCCTTACCATCCCTGTCTGAATCACTAAGCGGGATCGGGTACAATCTGCAAACTTAGACCAAGCTAATCAGCATAGAATGTGCTGTTTCCTGCCGATGAACCTGTTCCTCGTCAACTGGGCAATTGAAACAAGCAAAATTTACCCTCCTGTCCGAAGTTGAGCGTTATCCCTGTCTGTATCCAGCAACACAATATCCAGCACTGCAATTCCTTTGTTGAACTGCTATTAGCTCATTGTCGTTCGCAATTTACTGTCACTCACAATTTTTACTGTCACTCGCAGTTACCATCAGGCACAACGACCAGGCAGATAGAACGATCATCTGACATACTCATCAGGCAGGCGTAGCCATCGGGAAAAAAGAAGCGCTATCAGGGCAATTGGGACGATCGGGTTCAGCGAGTTCGGATATAATCTTTCTCTATTTGGTTTGCGGTCGAACCGGAGAGAGAGCTTATGTAAGTTTTGAATCTAATCCGTAAGAGTGTTATAAAAAGGGACTTTTTTTACCTATGCTGAGGGATGCATTTCACAAGATAAATTTAAGTGAACTTCTGCCCGAAACCAGGTTTGCGGCGTTTTGAGGGCAACGGACAAGCGAGGTCTCAGCTCGTAGTCAATTTGTTTTATCTGTTTTGATCGGATTGCTTTGATTCGGGCTATTTTGATCAAACTGTGTTGATAGGAACTATTAGGATCGCTAGCTTGTGTGGCAGATGAACGACTTTCAGGGGAGGAGACGGTGCGAATTCCTCTAGACTACTATCGGATTCTTGGGCTACCGATTCAGGCGACGGCTGAGCAACTTCAGCAGGCTCATCGCGATCGGGTTCTTCAGTTTCCTCCTCGAAGGGAATTTTCAGAGGCGGCAATTGCTGCACGGCGAAGTCTTCTGGATGAAGCTTACGCAGTCCTGTCCGATCCGACGCGACGGCAGGAATACGATACGGGCTTTCTTGCCAAATCCTATGAGCTGCTGGATGCAGGACGATCCCAGGAAGCGATCGACGATCCCGATAAGAACGGCAGCTATCATCCGGGCGATCCCGACTTAGGGATTGATTTCTACACGCCCTCGATCGAGATCGATGAGTCCCAGTTCGTCGGTGTGCTGCTCATCCTGCTGGAACTGGGCGAGTATGAGCTGATTTTGAAGCTGGGTCGTCCCTATTTAATCGGCGGCACCCAGAGCTTAAAGCAGAACTATGGCGATCCCAATCTAGTTGCAGATGATATTGTGCTGGCGGTTGCGGTTGCCTGCCTGGAACTGGGGCGGGAACAGTGGAACCAGGGGCAGTACGAGAATGCTGCTGAGTCGCTAGAAACGGGTCGAGAACTGTTGCTGCGCGAAGGAGTCTTTGCCCAGCTTCGAGGCGAAATGCAGGCAGAACTCTATAAGCTGCGTCCCTACCGAATTTTGGAACTGCTTGCCCTGCCGGAAAGCCATCTTGCGGAGCGCCGCCAGGGGCTGACTCTGCTGCAAGAAATGCTGCAAGACCGAAGTGGAATTGATGGCGATGGTGCGGATCAATCGGGGCTAAACACTGACGATTTCCTGCGGTTTATCCAGCAGCTTCGCAGCTACCTTACCTCCGAGGAGCAGCAAAATCTGTTTGAAATTGAGGCGCGTCGTCCTTCTCCGGTAGCGACCTATTTGGCGGTTTATGCGCTGGTGGCAAGAGGCTTTGCGGAAAGGCAACCTGCCCTGGTGCGTCGGGCAAAAACTCTGCTATTGCGGCTGAGTTCTCCCCAACAGGATGTCTATCTGGAGCAGGCGGTTTGTGCGCTGCTGCTGGGACAAACGGAAGAAGCCAGTCGGGCACTGGAGCGTAGTCAGGAGTACGAGTCGCTGGCGTTTATTCGCGACCATTCCCAGGGATCGCCCGATCTGCTGCCGGGGCTATGCCTTTACAGCGAACGCTGGCTGCAAAACGAGGTCTTTCCCCATTTCCGGGATCTGGCTCGCAAGCAGGCATCCCTTAAGGCTTACTTTGCGGACGAGGATGTGCAGGCATACCTGGAAGAACTGCCCAACGAACCCGAAACGAATCAGCCCTGGATGACCCCCGGTACGGGAATCTATCGGGAACCTCAGAATACTTCCAGCCAACCCCAGTGGCTCCGCCCGCCCCGCGACACTTCGACCGCAACCCTGCCCGATCGAGAAAGCGGTGCAGGACTCCTCCCGGCAGAAAGAGTCCCGGTGCGGGAAGAATCCCATAACACCCTTCGCCCGAATTCGGGAAGAAATCGCCTTCCGGAAGCCCGGCAACCTGGTTCCAACAGCGACTATGGTAGCGGTAATGGCATCTACCGCCCTGCCCCTGGTACCTCGGAAGAACCGATCGTGGTATCCCCGTCTCCTCGCCGCAGCAGTTCTCAAAAGGGATTCCGATTGGATCGTCTGCTGTTTCTGGTGGCGATCGGCGTTATTAGCGTGGGGGCGCTGATATTTTTGATCAGCCGTCTGTTTGCTAGACCCAGTGATCCTGTCCAGTCGGACAATCCTGCGGCGATCGCTCCTTCTGCGCCTGCTTCTCCTTCCCCGACTGTCTCCCCCTCACCCGAATCTGCAACGGAACCGCTGACAGAAACCAGTGCATCCCAGGTGATTCAGTCCTGGCTTCGGGCAAAATCCGCCGCGATGGGAGAGCAGCACGAAACCAATGTCCTATCGAATATCCTGACCAATCCACTGCTGGCAGAATGGCGGACGCGATCGGAGAAGGCAAGGACGGAGGGCTGGTACTGGGAGTATGAGCATCCAAATGTGGAGATTGTGTCTGTCTCCACGGAAGCCGGAAATTCGAGCGCGAATGCTGCTGGTTCTAATTCCGCTAGCCCAGAATCTAGTCCGGAAGCCAGTTCACCGACCGCCGGGAGTTCAACCAGCAGTCCAGACAGTAGCCCAACAAGTAGCCCGACAAATAGTCCAGCCAGCGGTTCTAGTACATTGACAGCCAGCGATCGGGCAGAGGTCGAGGCGATCGTGACGGAAAGAGGCGAGCTGTTTGTAAACGGGCAGCTTGACCAGAGTTCTTCTTACGACGACAGCATCCGTGCCCGCTATAGTCTGGTGAGGGAACAGGGTCAGTGGAAGATCGAGGGAATCGACGTTTTACAATAGAACAGCATTCCTTAGAACCGCTTATCTTGCGCCCTGAACTGATTCCCCATGACAGATGCCCTGCTTCAGTCCTACCTGCCGCTGTTTGTCTGGACAGGGCTGGGGCTAATTTTTTCGGGCGCATTGCCCGCCTCCCTGCCGCGATTGTTAGGTCGAAGCCTTTACTGGGTGGGGGTTCCCGTCGAGATTCTGGCGCTTGCTCGGCAGACGGATTTTTCAGCCGAAGTGAGCCTGGCTCCTCCGCTCACGGTGGGGACGCTGCTTTGCGGTTTTACGATCGCCTGGATGGTGCTGCAAGGATTGCAGTCGGGGTTACAGTCTCGATTCCTACAGGGTGTGTTTTTGCCTTTGACAGGGGGCGATCGAACCTCTGAAGACAGCCATCCCCTGACCCAGGCTCTTGCTCCGGCACAGCGGGGGAGCTTTCTAGTTTCTTCGGTTTTGGGAAACACAGGATTTATTGGATTGGCGATCGCGCCCCATTTTGTGAGTGCCGATGCCTGGGGTTGGCTGGTGTCCTACAGCGTGACGCAGAATGTGGTGGGCACCTATGGTATGGGCGTATTCATTGCCAGCTATTACGGACGGCAGGCGGCGCACCCGCAAATCGGCAGGCTCCTGAAAGATGTTCTGACTGTGCCTTCGCTGTGGGCGTTTGTGTTGGGCTACAGTACCCAGGCGGTTCCCCTGCCGGAGATGGTGGAATTTGGGCTGCATCGCTCGATCACCCTCGTCATCCCGGCGGCGCTGCTGTTAATGGGTATCCGGCTCCGGCAGCTTCATGGGTGGAAAAGCCTGCAAATTGCGGTCGTGCCAATGCTGCTCAAGACGATCGCCCTGCCGCTGCTGGTTGGGTTAATCACTCATATGTGGGGATTGCCGCAGGATGCCCAACTGTCTCTGGTCTTGATGGCGGGAATGCCGAGCGCCTTTGCTGGATTGATTCTGGCGGAGGAGTATGAAATCGATCGTTCCCTGGTTGCCAGCAGTATTGTGCTGACCACGGTAATTTGCCTGCTGCTGATTCCCCTGTGGCTCTGGCTATTCCGCTAGCACTGTTGTTCTTGCCCTCCCTGGGAGAACGCTAAAATTCAGCGGATTAATCGGGATTGATTTGGATTGATTCAGAGCGGATAAAGCAACATTTCTTTGCCCTTCGTCCTATTTCGACTTGTTTTTAACCCCAATTAGAAGTAGAACGATAGCAGAACCTTCACAAACTTTAACAATGTCGCGTTCCTCTCCGACGATCGATCCTGCGTCTGGTAATCTCGCGTCTGGTAATCCTGCATTTGGTCATCCTGCGTCTGGGAAACCGTTTTCCGCTTCGCTGGCTCAAACCGCATCCGCCTCTAGTGGAAATCATCTTTTCGCAGCTCTAACGTCAGTGGATTTTTTGCCGCGATTCCTGCGTCTGGCAACGATTAACGTCCTGTCAAATTTGATGGTTCCTCTCTCAGGATTAATCAGCGTTGCATTTTTGGGACATCTGGGCGACATCCGCTACCTGACAGGCGTGACCCTGGCGACGGTTTTGTTCAACACCATTTACCGGACGCTCAGCTTTCTGCGGATGGGCACCAACGGTATGACGGCACAGGCAGTCGGGCGGAACGATCGTCCCCAAATGCTATTGACGGGACTGCGAAACGGGCTGCTGGCGATCGGATTGGGAATCGTGATTCTGCTGTTTCAGCATCCGCTGCGGGATTTAGGTTTTCGGTTGCTGAATGCGGCTCCGGATGTGGGGGCGGCAGGGCAGGCGTACTACGATGCGCGGATCTGGGCGGCTCCCGTGACGCTGCTAAATTTTGTGATTATGGGCTGGCTGCTGGGACAGGAGAAAGGCGAAGCGAAGGACTATCCTTTCTGGCGCAGTCGGGTGCTGCTGCTGTCGGCGATCGGTAATGCGGTGAACATTGTGATGGACTATTGGCTGATTGTGCGGTGGGACTGGCAAAGTGCGGGAGCAGGCTGGGCAACGGCGATCGGGCAACTAGCAATGGCGATCGCGGGACTGGTGGTAGTGGGGCGGATGGTGAAGTGGCAAGAAATTCGAGCGGTGGCTCCGGAGATTTTGAACTGGGCAGAATTTCGGCAAACCCTGACGCTAAATACAAATTTGCTGGTTCGCACCTTTACCCTGCTCTGCGCTTTCTCTCTGTTTGCCAGCCTCAGTTCTGCCCTGGGAACCGATACCCTGGCGGAAAATGCGCTGCTGCTGCAAATTGTGACCCTGACTGCCTACTTTATCGACGGCTTTGCCTACGCCACAGAAAGCCTGGCGGGAATGTTCCACGGAGAAGGACGGCGCGATCGCCTGATGCCGCTAGCCAAGCTCGCAGGGGGAATCAGTTTGCTCTTTGCGCTGACGATCGCATTCATCTGCGTTAGTTTTCCCCATTCGGTGTTTCATGTCTTTACCGATAATGCCGTCGTTCTGGCAGGTATCCACGAGTTTGTGTTCTGGCTTTTACCCGTACTGGGATGCGGCTCGATCGCCTTTATGCTCGACGGCTATTTTGCGGGACTTACCGCTGGCATTACCCTCCGCAATACCGCTTTAGCTGCCACTCTACTGGGATTCGTGCCCGTGGCAATACTTGCCTGGAATACCCAAAATTCCACGCTGCTCTGGCTGGCGATGACGCTGTTTATGGCAATGCGAGCGGGACTTCTAGCAGTGCGAGTTCCGGCGACGGTGCGGGGAGAAGGCTAAATTCTAGAAGGCTGAATTCTAGAAGGCTAGCTTTTAACCGCAGGTTCGCTCAGGGTTTGCGGCTCTACTGCCTCGTCCTGAATCGATCGCCCGCAGTCCTTTTGAACCACCAGTACGGCACAGGGGGCACGATGCATAACGTGATTGCTGACGCTTCCCAGAAACACCTCTGCGAGTCCGGATCTGCCGCGTCGTCCCATGACAATCAGGTCTGCCCCCCAGGTTTTAGCCGCCTGACATAGCCCTTCTCCCGGCTCCGCAATCCGATATTCGGAGGTGGCAGAAACGCCAGCCTGCCGTGCTAATTGGCAGTAGCGATACAGCAATTCCTGTACCTGATGGGTCTGCTGGGACAGCCGCAGGGATTCGACCTGATAGCTGTGGTGCATAATTTCGGGGGAAATGCCCATCTCGCCTGGCATCGGCGGCATGAGCGTCACTACGTCGGCAGTCATGCAGTGAAACAGCAGCAGTTTTGCCTCGCTTTGGCGGGCTAAATCGAGTGCCTGATCAAAGACGGTCTGACTTAACAGCGAGTAATCGATCGCCACTAAAATCCGCTTGAAACCCATGTCGTCCCTCCTTGCAGCGGTCAATTGAAGCGATGAATTGGAACGATAACTAGAGCAATCCGTAATGAGCTGTAACGGAAGGGTGTCTAACAGGTCTTAAAAAGCCTGCATTACCCCCCAAATTCCTCAGCGATTTGCTGCCGCGTTTCAAGCGCGAGGGGTGACTTCCAAACCAATTAATGATCAACGGTTTCCTCTACTCAAACCCTAGCGCAAGTCAAATTGTCGCGATCACCTTTGTTACAAGGCTTATCAGGGTAGGGTTACGAGGAAGCAAATCCGCTTCTTAATCAAGCACGTCACTCAGGCACGTCTGATGCTCAGTAAACCGATCGCCCCCAGCAGCAGCAGTGCCCCCAGTCCGCCCAGCAATCCCAGGGATTCGCGAAAGACGACGACGCCCAGCAGAGTAGCAGTCAGGGGTTCCAGCAAAACGGCAATTCCTGCCACCGTTGCCTGGGTGCGTCGCAGACCGATCATATAGATGGCGTAGGCAATGCCCGTGGGCACCAGTCCCAGATAGAGCAGAAACGGCATTCCGGCAGTGAGGGCAGGCAGGGAAGGCGTCAGCACAATGGCAGGACTGAGGAGAATGGCGGCGATCGTAAAGCTAATGGCAGCGACCTGTAGGGGTTCTAGTGTAGCAACGCCCACCTTGGCGATAATGGAGCCGATCGCGTAGGAAAGACCTGCGCCCAGTGCCAGCAATGCGCCGAGCAAAAATTGACCGCCGTTGACCGTAAAGGCTGCCGGATTTGCCACCAGGAGCGCCGTGCCGATCAATCCCAGAACCAGCGCGATCGCGAGCTGTTTAGTAAGCCGTTCGCCCAGCCTTGTCACCGCCAGGATTGTAATAAATAGGGGCGAAGAGCAGATTGCCACCAGTGCCGTCACCGCCACCCCCGCCAGGGATACGCCGCAGAAATAGCACACCTGATAAATTGCCATCGTCAGCCCCAACCCGGCATAGGTTAAAAGTTCCGATCGCGATTGCCAGCCCCGCAGCTTTCCCTGTTGACGTGCCAGCAGGAGTAAAAAAGGAGATGCGATCGCCAGTCGCCAGAAGCCAACTACCAGGGGACTCAGCTCGGTGACTTTTGAGAGCAGCACCATTGTTGCGCCTGTGGTGCCCCAGGAAATAGCGGCAAGGCAGATCAGCAGTAAACCAAAATTCATCAGCAGTGACTCGATCGAGAGACGGCAGGGAGGGTGGGGAAGCTCGGCTTATTTATCTTAAAAAGAAACTTTCCCGGTGAACCAGATGCGAATGGATGAAAGCGATCGGTTCCAGGCTATATGAGATGGCTCTATCAATTTGTAAAGGATTGTGATTTGTCGCGAAAGGTACGCGAAGATCAAGCAATTGCCTTAAACTAAGTGCCTTCAGCCAACTGACTTAAACTCGGTTCAATTCGGTTTCTGTTGCGGGCTGCTGTATTCAGTACGCATTTCAGTACGCGAAATCATTCCCACTATGAAAGAACTTGACCTCCAGGCTACGATTAATACGCTCAATGCCATTCTGGAAGCCGAACTCGCAGGGGTGGTGCGCTATACCCACTACTCGCTGATGGTGACAGGACCGAACCGGATTCCGATCGTCGCATTTCTCAAAGCCCAGGCGAGCGAGTCTCTGCTTCATGCACAGCAGGCAGGCGAGATCATTACCGGACTGGATGGACATCCCAGCCTGAGAATTGCACCGATCGAAGAAACCTATAAGCATGAGATCTACGATATTTTGCTGGAGAGCGTGAATCACGAGAAGGCGGCTCTGGGGCTCTACAAACAGCTGCTCGAAACTGTGGAAGGTGCCAGCATTTATCTAGAAGAATTTGCCCGCACCATGATTGGGCAGGAAGAGGCTCACGGGATGGAATTGGGTAAAATGCTGCGCGATTTTCGTCCGGCATAGCTCCGGCGATCGCTCTCTTGGTTCTATTCCTGGCGGTGAGGGAGAATCCCTCTGAGGATCAACGCAGAACGGTTTTCGATCGTCGTAGCTTTGTCTGTAATTCAATCTGGATGGGTGAATCTTGCTGCGCGATCGCGCTCTGAACACTCTCATTCAGGCAATCCCTTAACCAGGCAACGACATGGAAACCACGCAGGATCTGGAGCTTGATCTAAATAGTTTGATTAACGAGTATGGGCTACTTTCCGTTCTGGAAGCCCTGCGCGAACTTGTTGACAATCGGGCGGCGAACACAGAAACCATTGCGGCTGATTCGCCCGCTGAGTCGCTGAATGAGCAGGTAACAGCATTCCGGGATGTATCGCGATCGCTTGCTGCACTCCTGAACACGCTGCCGCCCGAACTGGATTTTGAGATTGCCCTGGAGCAAATTACCCACACCTCGACGGATCTGGGCAACAGCGATGAAATGCTCACCTATGGGCAATTTTCTTGATCGCTCTCCTGGTTCTACTGCTCTACCCGAATTTGCCCTGCCTGCACGGTGAAAATCTGCGAGGACTGGAGCCACTGGGCATCGAATGAGCCGAGGTGCGTTGTGGTAATCAGGGTTTGGAAGTGATCCTGAATCGTTTCCAGCAGCTTATTCTGTCGGTTTAGATCCAGTTCTGCCAGGACATCGTCCAGCAGCAGCAGGGGCGGTTCCCCCACGATCGACTCAATCAGCTTCAGTTCTGCCAGCTTGAGTGCCAGGACGAGGGTGCGCTGCTGCCCCTGGGAGCCATACTGTCGTGCCGGGGTTTGGTTGATCACAAATTCAATTTCGTCGCGATGGGGTCCTACAAGGGTTGTGCCCTGGTGCATTTCGGCAACCGATCGCTGGTCGAGCCGCTGCAAAAAGGTCTGCTGCACAATATCCGGATCGTCTGCTTCCAGATGGACATTGGGCAGATAGCGGACTTCCAGACTTTCCTTACTATCGCTGATTGCCTCATGCCAGGACTGTGCCAGGGGAGCCAGCCGTTCCAGCACCCTTGCCCGCCGCCGAATTACCCGTGAGCCGATCGCCGCTAGCTGACTGTTCCAGATGGCAAGCTGAGTCGGTTCCGGCGCAGAAACGCCGCCTTCCAGGGCATCACTGCGCTGTTTCAAAAAGGCATTCCGCTGCTTCAGAATCGTGTTGTACTGCTGCAAAATATAGGCATAGACGGGTTCAAGCTGAGTGAGCAGGGTATCCAGCCAGTTGCGCCGTTCGCTCGGACTGCCCCGCACCAGATCCAGATCGAGACTGGAGAACTGCACCGCATTCAGCACCCCTAGAAAATCAAGCTGCCGCCGCAGCGCCTCCCCATTCAGACTTACCGTGCGTCTGCCGTTGCTGCGTAAAGTCAGGGATAGATCGATCGTGCCCGTATCTCGCTCCAGACTGCCCATAATCTGCCCAACGAGTTCCCCCTCCAGCACCAGTTCGCGATCGCGCAAAGCCCGATGGGATCTCAGGGTGGCGAGCAGTTCCACCGCTTCCAGCAAATTCGATTTGCCCTGTGCGTTATCGCCCACCAGGATCGTCTTGGGCGCAGAGAAAGTAATGTGCTGCTCCTGGTAGTTGCGAAAGTGCTTCAGTTCAAGGCTTTTTAGATACACGGGAGCAATGGGCAGAAAAAAGGGGGCAAAGCCTATGATAAGCCTAAGATAAATCTTCTAGAAGCTGCTTGATTCGCTGCGCTGCGGCTTCAATGCGCGTCAGGTGGGGCTTGTCCTGGGGGGCTTGTGCCGTTTTGAGCAGTTCCTTGAGCGCGATCTGAATGGCGACGATCGAGGACTGTAGCTCCTGGAAGAGGAGATTTTGCTTCTGGGAGATGCGCTCCTGCACTCTGGTTTCCATGTTCTGATAGAGCTGCTGCACTGCCGATTCTGCCGCCGTGCGGGAGTTGATTTCCTGCTGCAAGCGGGTATTTTGCTGCTGAAGCTGCACCTGAAGCCTGCCCAGCTTGAGATGGGTTTCGATCCGTGCCAGCACCTCAACGATTTGAAATGGCTTCGTAATATAGTCCACCGCACCAATGCCAAACGCCTGCACTTTGTCCAGCTCTTCGTCCAGCGCGCTCAAAAAAATCACCGGAACACTGCACGTAATTTTGTCGGCTTTAAGCAATTCGCAGACTTCGTAGCCGCTCATCCCCGGCATCACAATATCCAGCAGTACCAGATCGGGAACTTCTGCCTGTGCCGCGCTAAGTGCCATCTGCCCGGATGTAACCCGACGCACTTCATAGCCCGCATCTGTGAGCAGGGTTGCCAGAAACACCAGATTCTCAGGGGTATCATCCACAATCAAAATATTGCCGCCGATCGCCTTGGTGTCATCTACAGGCGGCGCTACTGGAGAGGAAAAACCGTCTAGCATAGATGCTCCGTCACTTCGATTAACTGCTCAAACGCAAAGTGGTCTACCAAGTGGGCGATCGCCGCTCGGAGCTGGGATTGCTCGGAGGGGATCTGGTCAAGTAACTGTTTAATCGAGGTTTCACGGGCTGCCCGCGCTGCCTGATTCAGTTGGGCAATCCACTCGGATGGCATTTCCTGAAGATCCGCGGGACGAATTTCTGATCCAGGCTTGAAACCGTGATGCACCTCAGTTCGCTTCTTTACGGGGGATAGCTCATGGAGATACTGCACTCCCAGATGATGCTGGAGAGTTGTGAACAAAATTTCCTCGGAGTAGGGCTTACCGATAAAGTCATCGCATCCCGCCGCAAAGGCACGCTGGCGCTGATCTTCAAACACCGTTGCGCTGACGGCAATAATTTTGGTGGTGGGTCGTTCCGGCTGCGTCCGTTCGATTGCCCGAATTTGAGCCGTTGCTTCTAGTCCATCGGCTTCGGGCATCCGTAAATCCATCCAGATCAGATGGGGCGCAAACTGCTGCCATTGTTCGATCGCCTCGAAGCCATTGCGGGCAATCCTGACATCAAACCCCGCCGGGGTGAGCCACTGTGACATCAAATCCGCATTCACCTGAATGTCATCGACTACTAGAATGCGATGGATAGGCTGATTGGGTGCCAGACGAATGGGGGTATCCGGAAAAACCCGATCGTCCTGCGGCAAGGCTTTCCTGTCGAGCTGGCTCTGCTGCACTACCCTAAACGGCAGCGTGAACTGCAACGTTGTCCCCTGTCCGAGCTGGCTTTCTGCCCAGATTTCGCCGCCCATGAGCTGCACCAGACGGGCACTGATGGTTAACCCTAAACCGCTGCCCTGGCGCGATCCCTCGCCGATATCAGTTTGAGTAAAGGCTTCAAAAATCGCATTCAGATCTTCGGGGGCAATTCCCACGCCCGTATCCGAGACGGCAAAGTGAAGAAC from Leptolyngbya ohadii IS1 includes the following:
- the recF gene encoding DNA replication/repair protein RecF (All proteins in this family for which functions are known are DNA-binding proteins that assist the filamentation of RecA onto DNA for the initiation of recombination or recombinational repair.) → MYLKSLELKHFRNYQEQHITFSAPKTILVGDNAQGKSNLLEAVELLATLRSHRALRDRELVLEGELVGQIMGSLERDTGTIDLSLTLRSNGRRTVSLNGEALRRQLDFLGVLNAVQFSSLDLDLVRGSPSERRNWLDTLLTQLEPVYAYILQQYNTILKQRNAFLKQRSDALEGGVSAPEPTQLAIWNSQLAAIGSRVIRRRARVLERLAPLAQSWHEAISDSKESLEVRYLPNVHLEADDPDIVQQTFLQRLDQRSVAEMHQGTTLVGPHRDEIEFVINQTPARQYGSQGQQRTLVLALKLAELKLIESIVGEPPLLLLDDVLAELDLNRQNKLLETIQDHFQTLITTTHLGSFDAQWLQSSQIFTVQAGQIRVEQ
- a CDS encoding response regulator translates to MLDGFSSPVAPPVDDTKAIGGNILIVDDTPENLVFLATLLTDAGYEVRRVTSGQMALSAAQAEVPDLVLLDIVMPGMSGYEVCELLKADKITCSVPVIFLSALDEELDKVQAFGIGAVDYITKPFQIVEVLARIETHLKLGRLQVQLQQQNTRLQQEINSRTAAESAVQQLYQNMETRVQERISQKQNLLFQELQSSIVAIQIALKELLKTAQAPQDKPHLTRIEAAAQRIKQLLEDLS